The Prevotella melaninogenica genome window below encodes:
- a CDS encoding diacylglycerol/lipid kinase family protein, protein MNKKKVVFILNPISGTISKAGIPDLIEERLDKDKFDYRIAETQHAGHATDLAREAVEEGVDLVVAVGGDGTVNEVGRSLINTKSALGILPCGSGNGLARHLNLPMNLKKCIDIINCYDVKALDYGIINNHPFFCTCGMGFDAFISMKFAEAGKRGPITYMQKVLEEGLSYEPETYVIEDEDGTHRYKAFLVSAANASQYGNNAYIAPQASMSDGLLDIIIMEPFDLIEAPQVAIELFNKTLDKNLKIKTFRAKHIHIRRKKEGVIHYDGDPITSDADVDISVVPKGINIVVNPKGGKDCRQPNMLQTAFSEIFYNIDLMRQDLTKQSRKVQALNKNLLRKLGV, encoded by the coding sequence ATGAATAAGAAAAAAGTAGTTTTTATCCTAAACCCTATATCGGGTACAATTAGTAAGGCGGGTATTCCAGACCTTATTGAAGAACGACTCGATAAAGACAAGTTTGACTATCGCATTGCAGAAACGCAACATGCGGGTCACGCGACCGACCTTGCCCGAGAAGCCGTGGAAGAAGGCGTAGACCTCGTTGTGGCTGTGGGTGGAGATGGAACGGTCAACGAAGTTGGAAGGTCACTTATCAATACTAAGTCTGCTTTAGGCATACTCCCTTGCGGTTCAGGAAATGGGCTTGCAAGGCATCTAAACCTACCGATGAATCTAAAGAAATGTATTGACATCATAAACTGTTATGATGTTAAAGCACTCGACTATGGTATCATCAATAACCATCCGTTCTTCTGCACGTGTGGAATGGGATTTGATGCTTTTATTTCGATGAAATTTGCAGAAGCTGGCAAACGTGGACCTATCACTTACATGCAGAAAGTTCTTGAAGAAGGATTAAGCTATGAGCCTGAAACTTATGTAATAGAAGATGAGGATGGAACACATCGTTATAAGGCTTTCCTCGTATCAGCAGCCAATGCTTCACAATATGGTAACAATGCCTATATCGCTCCGCAAGCATCTATGAGCGATGGTCTGTTGGATATTATTATCATGGAACCATTTGACCTCATCGAAGCCCCACAGGTTGCCATTGAGCTTTTCAATAAAACGTTGGATAAAAACTTAAAGATAAAGACTTTTAGAGCCAAACATATTCATATACGCCGCAAGAAAGAAGGAGTTATTCATTACGACGGCGATCCTATCACATCTGACGCTGATGTAGACATCTCTGTGGTACCAAAGGGAATAAATATCGTAGTCAATCCTAAGGGAGGGAAAGATTGTAGACAACCCAACATGCTGCAAACTGCCTTTTCCGAAATATTCTACAACATTGACTTGATGAGACAAGACCTTACTAAACAAAGTAGAAAGGTACAGGCACTCAACAAAAATCTGCTCCGTAAACTGGGTGTATAA